The Muricauda sp. SCSIO 65647 genome includes a region encoding these proteins:
- the infB gene encoding translation initiation factor IF-2: MAGNPSIRLNKVLRELNISLDRAVDYLASQGHEVEARPTTKISDEVYQVLLDEFQTDKSKKVASKEVAEEKLKEKEALRIQIEQEQEERRLAREKRSGTAEVIKAKAELSGPKTVGKIDLEKKPEPKVEEKPKAKVEEKPKEVVKPEPKEVKKEVEPAPKPQAIETQYQKLSGPKITGDKIDLSKFDKPKKKKEESKPDAAADRKKRRKRIVSKTASDKAANGKARRGQKGQRFSAPKVEPTEEEVQKQVRETLEKLQGKSSKGKGAKYRREKRDLHRQQTEKDLEQQELESKILKVTEFVTVNEVATMMDVSTTEIISACMSLGIMVTMNQRLDAETLSIVAEEFGYEVEFVTAKIEEAIEVEEDNPEDLKPRAPIVTVMGHVDHGKTSLLDYIRKENVIAGESGGITQHIGAYGVTLEGGQKITFLDTPGHEAFTAMRARGAQVTDIAIIVVAADDDIMPQTKEAISHAQAAGVPIVFAINKIDRPTANPDKIKEGLAGMNLLVEDWGGKIQSHDISAKTGEGINELLEKVLLEAELLELKANPDKLANGTVVEAFLDKGRGYVSTVLVQEGTLKIGDYLLAGTHSGKIKAMHDERGKNVKQVSPATPISVLGLDGAPQAGDKFNVLEDEREAKQIAAKRSQLQREQSVRTQRHITLDEIGRRIALGEFKELNIILKGDVDGSVEALTDSFQKLSTDEIQVNIIHKGVGAITESDVLLASASDAVIIGFNVRPMGNARDIAEKEEIDIRTYSIIYDAINDLKDAMEGMLSPEIKEEVTGTAEVRETFKISKIGTIAGCMVTSGKIFRNSQIRLIRDGVVIFTGELASLKRFKDDVKEVAKGYDCGIQVKNYNDVKEGDTLEAFQEVAVKKKL, encoded by the coding sequence ATGGCAGGAAACCCATCAATAAGATTAAACAAGGTACTCAGGGAATTGAACATTTCACTGGATCGTGCCGTGGATTATCTAGCTTCTCAGGGACATGAGGTAGAAGCAAGGCCCACGACAAAGATCAGTGATGAAGTGTACCAAGTACTGTTAGATGAGTTCCAGACCGATAAGAGCAAAAAGGTAGCTTCAAAAGAGGTGGCCGAAGAGAAGCTCAAAGAAAAGGAAGCACTCCGTATTCAGATAGAGCAAGAGCAAGAAGAGCGTCGTCTGGCACGTGAAAAAAGGAGTGGCACTGCCGAGGTAATCAAGGCAAAAGCAGAACTTTCAGGACCCAAAACGGTAGGTAAAATAGACCTCGAAAAAAAGCCTGAACCAAAGGTTGAGGAAAAGCCCAAGGCCAAGGTTGAAGAAAAACCCAAAGAGGTTGTAAAGCCTGAGCCCAAAGAGGTCAAAAAAGAAGTTGAACCTGCTCCCAAGCCCCAGGCCATTGAAACGCAGTACCAAAAACTTTCGGGGCCAAAGATTACCGGAGATAAAATCGATCTTTCGAAATTCGACAAACCAAAAAAGAAAAAAGAGGAGAGCAAACCCGATGCTGCTGCTGACAGAAAAAAACGCAGAAAGCGTATTGTGAGCAAAACCGCTTCCGATAAGGCCGCCAACGGCAAAGCCAGAAGGGGTCAAAAGGGGCAGCGTTTCAGTGCCCCAAAGGTAGAGCCCACAGAAGAAGAAGTGCAAAAGCAGGTGCGTGAAACCCTTGAAAAACTCCAAGGAAAATCAAGCAAGGGCAAGGGCGCAAAATACAGAAGGGAAAAGAGAGACCTCCACCGCCAACAGACAGAAAAAGATCTAGAGCAGCAAGAACTCGAGAGCAAGATATTGAAAGTGACCGAGTTTGTGACCGTGAACGAGGTCGCCACTATGATGGACGTCTCGACTACAGAGATCATCTCGGCCTGTATGTCACTGGGTATCATGGTGACCATGAACCAAAGACTTGATGCCGAAACGCTCAGCATTGTCGCTGAAGAGTTTGGTTACGAGGTAGAATTTGTGACCGCCAAGATTGAAGAGGCCATCGAAGTTGAAGAAGACAATCCTGAAGATTTGAAGCCAAGGGCTCCCATTGTCACGGTGATGGGCCACGTTGATCACGGTAAGACCTCTTTGCTCGATTACATCAGAAAAGAAAATGTCATCGCTGGTGAAAGTGGGGGTATCACCCAGCATATCGGCGCCTATGGTGTCACATTGGAAGGTGGACAAAAAATCACTTTTCTTGATACACCGGGCCACGAAGCGTTTACCGCGATGCGTGCCAGAGGTGCCCAAGTAACCGATATTGCCATTATTGTAGTGGCTGCCGATGATGATATCATGCCCCAGACCAAAGAGGCCATTAGCCACGCCCAGGCGGCCGGGGTGCCGATTGTCTTTGCCATCAACAAGATAGACAGGCCTACTGCGAATCCAGATAAGATCAAAGAAGGATTGGCCGGCATGAATTTGCTTGTGGAAGATTGGGGAGGTAAAATTCAATCACACGATATTTCGGCCAAAACAGGTGAGGGCATAAATGAGTTGCTTGAGAAAGTACTGTTGGAAGCTGAATTGCTTGAGTTGAAAGCCAATCCTGACAAGTTGGCCAATGGTACCGTGGTGGAAGCCTTTTTGGACAAAGGCCGTGGATATGTCTCTACGGTTCTGGTACAAGAAGGTACCCTTAAAATAGGCGATTACCTTTTGGCGGGTACCCATAGCGGTAAGATCAAGGCAATGCACGATGAGCGTGGAAAGAATGTGAAGCAAGTGAGCCCTGCCACCCCTATCTCGGTATTGGGATTGGATGGTGCCCCGCAGGCTGGTGACAAGTTCAATGTACTTGAAGATGAGCGTGAAGCCAAACAGATCGCCGCAAAACGCTCCCAGTTACAGCGTGAGCAGTCGGTCAGGACACAGCGTCATATTACATTGGATGAAATCGGAAGACGTATCGCGCTTGGCGAATTCAAAGAACTGAACATTATTTTGAAGGGAGATGTCGATGGTTCCGTTGAAGCGTTGACCGATTCTTTCCAAAAACTTTCCACCGATGAGATTCAGGTAAACATTATCCATAAGGGTGTCGGTGCCATAACAGAATCAGATGTATTGTTGGCAAGTGCTTCCGATGCCGTCATTATCGGCTTCAATGTACGACCCATGGGCAATGCCCGCGATATAGCCGAAAAAGAAGAGATCGACATCAGAACCTACTCGATCATCTATGATGCCATCAACGACTTGAAAGATGCGATGGAAGGCATGTTGTCACCTGAAATCAAGGAAGAAGTAACGGGTACGGCCGAAGTGCGCGAAACGTTCAAGATTTCTAAGATCGGAACCATTGCAGGTTGTATGGTGACCAGTGGTAAAATCTTTAGAAATTCCCAGATTCGCCTCATCAGGGATGGCGTGGTCATCTTTACAGGTGAGCTGGCCTCGCTGAAACGCTTCAAAGATGACGTGAAAGAAGTGGCAAAAGGTTATGATTGCGGTATTCAGGTCAAGAACTACAATGATGTCAAAGAGGGTGATACCCTAGAAGCTTTCCAAGAGGTGGCCGTCAAGAAAAAACTGTAA
- the nusA gene encoding transcription termination factor NusA — protein MENLALIESFSEFKDDKFIDRVTLMAILEEVFRNALKKKFGSDENFDIIINPDKGDLEIWRNRIVVEDGEVEEPNEQISLTAARKIEPDFEVGEDVSEEVKLMDLGRRAILALRQNLIAKIHEHDNTTIYKQFKDLEGEIYTAEVHHIRHKAIILLDDEGNEIILPKERQIPSDFFRKGDNVRGIIESVELKGNKPAIIMSRTSPKFLEQLFFQEIPEVFDGLITVKKVVRIPGEKAKVAVDSYDDRIDPVGACVGMKGSRIHGIVRELGNENIDVINWTNNPQLMVTRALSPARVTSVKLNDEKMTAQVYLKPEEVSKAIGRGGHNIRLAGQLTGYEIDVFREGVEEDVELTEFSDEIDAWIIEEFKKIGLDTARSVLEQEADDLVKRTDLEEETVAEVIRILKEEFED, from the coding sequence ATGGAAAATCTTGCGCTCATCGAATCTTTTTCCGAGTTCAAAGATGACAAGTTCATTGACAGGGTAACGTTGATGGCCATTCTTGAGGAAGTGTTTCGCAATGCGTTGAAGAAAAAATTTGGATCTGACGAGAACTTTGACATCATTATCAACCCTGACAAGGGCGATCTCGAGATTTGGAGAAACCGAATAGTGGTTGAAGATGGTGAGGTTGAAGAGCCCAATGAACAGATTTCGCTTACGGCGGCAAGAAAAATCGAGCCTGACTTTGAAGTGGGTGAAGATGTGTCTGAAGAGGTGAAATTGATGGATCTTGGCCGTAGGGCCATCTTGGCTTTGCGCCAAAACCTCATTGCCAAAATTCATGAGCACGATAATACCACTATCTACAAACAGTTCAAAGATCTTGAGGGTGAAATCTATACGGCAGAGGTGCACCACATACGTCACAAAGCGATTATTTTGCTTGATGACGAGGGCAATGAGATCATCCTTCCGAAAGAAAGGCAGATACCCTCTGACTTCTTTAGAAAAGGTGACAATGTTCGTGGCATCATCGAAAGTGTCGAATTGAAGGGCAATAAGCCGGCCATTATCATGTCGCGTACCTCACCAAAGTTTTTAGAACAGTTGTTCTTTCAAGAGATTCCGGAAGTGTTCGATGGTTTGATCACCGTCAAGAAGGTGGTGCGCATACCCGGTGAAAAAGCAAAGGTTGCCGTTGACTCGTATGATGATAGAATCGACCCTGTGGGTGCCTGTGTGGGCATGAAGGGATCGCGAATACATGGAATTGTACGTGAGCTTGGCAATGAAAATATTGATGTCATCAACTGGACGAACAATCCACAGTTGATGGTCACACGTGCGTTGAGCCCGGCACGGGTAACATCCGTAAAGCTCAATGATGAAAAGATGACCGCCCAAGTGTATTTGAAGCCAGAAGAGGTTTCAAAGGCCATTGGCCGTGGGGGGCATAACATCCGTTTGGCAGGACAGCTGACCGGTTATGAAATCGATGTGTTCAGGGAAGGGGTCGAAGAAGATGTCGAATTGACCGAGTTCTCTGATGAAATCGATGCATGGATCATCGAGGAGTTCAAAAAAATCGGATTGGATACCGCTCGAAGCGTACTTGAGCAAGAGGCAGATGATTTGGTGAAGCGTACCGATTTGGAAGAGGAGACAGTGGCTGAGGTCATACGGATCCTTAAAGAGGAATTTGAAGATTAG
- the rimP gene encoding ribosome assembly cofactor RimP produces the protein MLKDKVAELLHDVLKKNESLFLIDFSISSDNKIKVVIDGDEGVSLENCIDVSRAIEHNLDREEEDFSLEVTSAGATAPLVYARQYKKNVGRKLKIKTTNAEFEGVLTSASDDSITIEWKAREPKPVGKGKQTVQKRQEIALTDIEEAKVVLKF, from the coding sequence ATGCTGAAAGACAAGGTTGCCGAGCTTTTGCACGATGTTTTGAAGAAGAACGAATCACTTTTTTTGATCGATTTTTCCATTTCATCCGACAACAAGATAAAGGTGGTAATCGATGGTGATGAAGGGGTAAGCCTAGAAAACTGTATCGATGTGAGCAGGGCCATTGAACACAACCTTGATAGGGAAGAAGAAGATTTTTCTTTGGAGGTTACCTCGGCGGGTGCAACGGCACCTTTGGTCTATGCCCGACAGTACAAAAAAAATGTCGGCCGAAAATTGAAGATAAAGACAACTAACGCAGAATTTGAGGGCGTATTGACCTCGGCCTCTGATGATAGCATAACGATCGAGTGGAAAGCTCGTGAACCCAAGCCAGTGGGCAAGGGCAAACAAACAGTTCAGAAAAGGCAAGAAATAGCCTTGACTGATATTGAAGAAGCAAAAGTGGTTTTAAAATTTTAA
- a CDS encoding ion channel, which yields MIEKLYKYRFEIFLCTQLAILFGSLLVPADFFEFTVLPILYLISILAGILMISKRKRLTWFFILLFIASAIIFGSAMINRQESQENILMRLSIYFVFHIAVTWNIIQQVWRAKYVNKNVIMGLMSGYISLGFLAFFLFMSIELTHPGAFQGILLENKDMGVFSEAILYYSYITLLTIGYGEIVPVVPIAQKAAMLVGLVGQFYLVIVTAVVVEKYIRHSEKEK from the coding sequence ATGATCGAGAAATTATATAAATATCGTTTTGAAATTTTTCTTTGCACCCAATTGGCCATACTTTTTGGGTCATTATTGGTGCCCGCCGATTTTTTTGAGTTTACCGTATTGCCAATACTTTATTTGATAAGCATACTTGCCGGTATTTTGATGATTTCAAAGCGCAAGCGGCTGACCTGGTTTTTTATACTGTTGTTTATCGCCTCGGCCATCATTTTTGGTAGTGCGATGATCAATAGGCAAGAATCACAAGAAAACATTTTGATGCGTCTATCGATTTATTTTGTGTTCCATATCGCCGTGACCTGGAACATCATTCAACAAGTATGGCGGGCCAAATACGTGAACAAGAACGTCATTATGGGTTTGATGAGCGGTTATATCTCATTGGGCTTTTTGGCATTTTTTCTGTTCATGTCCATTGAGTTGACACATCCAGGGGCATTTCAGGGCATATTGTTGGAGAATAAAGATATGGGCGTGTTCAGTGAGGCCATACTGTATTATTCGTACATCACTTTGTTGACCATAGGCTACGGGGAGATTGTTCCGGTAGTTCCCATTGCGCAAAAAGCGGCGATGTTGGTAGGGCTGGTCGGCCAGTTCTATTTGGTGATAGTAACCGCGGTCGTGGTCGAAAAATATATCAGGCATTCTGAAAAAGAGAAATGA
- a CDS encoding adenylate/guanylate cyclase domain-containing protein, with protein MNYQNKNLKEFFKQLGRSVVFWIIAMALFAIFRYYGLSEEEGVSTPVEYSFSRALSMFVLFGLGIGFLSAFIEFFLDKYLSKKVSIGLNLIISSFIYLITIVFLSTLTIEISNLVYDMGINNNRGWWVYDKTFWTIIIYIALATLVSSFIQIANDKFGKGVFLKMLFGKYRKPKEEKRIFMFLDLKSSTTIAEKLGHFKYSQLIQDCFYDLNEVVPGYDAEIYQYVGDEAVLSWPYEKGLSNNNCVRLFFAFKQKLLDKNDYYINKYGTSPEFKAGLHGGVLMVAEVGVIKKEVAYHGDVINTSARIQAECNTHNVTLLISEKLLNDLHDDAQSATKFLGSVLLKGKQKEVKIHSILNYDREII; from the coding sequence ATGAATTATCAAAACAAGAACCTGAAAGAGTTTTTTAAACAGCTTGGGCGGTCAGTTGTTTTTTGGATAATTGCCATGGCACTTTTTGCCATTTTTAGATACTACGGCCTTTCAGAAGAAGAGGGGGTATCAACTCCTGTTGAATATAGCTTTTCCAGAGCGCTATCTATGTTCGTGCTTTTCGGCCTAGGTATTGGTTTTCTCAGTGCATTTATAGAATTCTTTTTAGATAAATACCTCTCTAAAAAGGTCTCAATCGGGCTGAATTTAATTATAAGCTCTTTCATATACCTTATTACCATTGTATTTCTTTCGACCCTGACCATTGAAATAAGTAATCTGGTTTACGACATGGGGATTAACAACAATAGAGGATGGTGGGTATACGACAAAACCTTTTGGACAATCATCATATACATTGCTTTGGCTACATTGGTCTCATCGTTTATTCAAATTGCGAACGACAAATTTGGCAAAGGCGTTTTCTTGAAAATGCTTTTCGGAAAATACAGGAAGCCAAAAGAAGAGAAACGTATTTTTATGTTTTTAGACCTTAAATCTTCAACGACCATTGCTGAAAAGCTTGGGCACTTCAAGTATAGCCAATTGATTCAAGATTGTTTCTATGATTTGAATGAAGTAGTGCCTGGTTACGACGCCGAAATTTATCAATATGTTGGTGACGAAGCCGTGCTGAGTTGGCCTTATGAAAAAGGGTTGTCGAACAATAATTGTGTCCGACTTTTTTTTGCTTTCAAACAAAAATTGCTCGATAAAAATGACTACTACATAAACAAATACGGGACTTCCCCTGAGTTTAAGGCCGGTTTGCACGGTGGTGTGCTTATGGTCGCCGAAGTTGGGGTGATAAAAAAGGAAGTAGCCTACCACGGTGACGTCATAAACACATCAGCTCGAATACAGGCAGAGTGCAACACACATAATGTCACCCTGTTGATTTCTGAAAAGCTCCTTAATGATTTGCATGATGATGCCCAATCAGCTACGAAATTCTTGGGAAGCGTGCTGTTAAAGGGAAAGCAAAAAGAGGTCAAGATCCATTCCATTTTGAACTATGATCGAGAAATTATATAA
- a CDS encoding efflux RND transporter permease subunit — protein MNLAKFSIEKNRITFMVLATIILLGVSMYFNLSRDSMPPYVVRVATVVSQFPGASPERVELLVTDKIEKVAQELPELDEVGSTSRTGLSVVSVTLKDEVSKENMQAVWDRLRRKLNAIQGLPSGVMPNLNDDGVGDVYGIVVGLTSDGYSYTEMKEYADDIKDELIKLPDAAKVELGGVQEERVFVEFDNTRLKEYGLSASRLQQSISATNILNSGGQVNVGDERIILEPTGNFDSVDDIREILIAVGDGSQLVKLGDITRVTKGYIDPPTQIVSVNGREAISLHVNLKENKNIVSLGEAVNGVVADWQKRLPVGLELTRVSSLDTYIDVKVGDFIINLLQSISIVLLVMLIFLGFRTGFVIASLIPIVTIMTLMVMGLIDVGLNQVTLAALIMALGMLVDNAIVVAETIMVKLEQGVEKKKAAVDAFSELWMPLLISTLTTSAAFLSFYLSPTTMGDIVGPIFVVITIALTSSWLIALTIITMFCYLFLKVEPKGEKKPSLVDRTIDKLKAYYKDLILVALANKYKVIIGIFIAFFISLYGFTKIPFIFFPDSDRNMITIDINLPEGNKIESTTEVVRQLEEYMSDSLKTNATRTLGIVDWSSYVGEGPESYDLGYSPDEANSNYAHILVNTSSFNENNAMITKLDKFAFGRFPNADIKVGALGAGGSGTPIEIKVSGSDPDELAEIAESIKLRLSGISGTKNVKDDWGPKSKKFLIEIDQSRAQMAGITNQDIATSLQTVLDGFQTGEYREEDKSIPIVMRSDATQQQSLASLETLNVYSQNSGKTVPLLQVASIVPAWQYSKIKRLDLRRTINISSELRDGANASAITNEITPWLEQQMQNWPEQYTYKFGGDAESTAESMGSVIGYLPISGFIIVLLLIIQFNSFRKMSMVVLTIPLAIIGVVIGLLVFREAFGFMPFLGVISLAGIVINNAIVLIDRMEIEQNDLGRSEQDAVIAACLQRFRPILLATFTTVLGLIPLYLSGGEMWEGMAVSIMIGLLFGTIITLLFIPALYSALFKVSYKGYQFNEALLDE, from the coding sequence ATGAATCTAGCCAAATTTTCTATCGAAAAGAACAGAATAACCTTCATGGTTCTCGCTACCATTATTCTTTTGGGGGTGTCGATGTATTTCAATTTATCGCGTGATAGTATGCCTCCCTATGTGGTTAGGGTGGCCACGGTGGTTTCCCAATTTCCGGGGGCTAGCCCAGAACGGGTAGAATTATTGGTCACCGATAAAATCGAAAAGGTGGCACAAGAACTTCCCGAACTGGATGAGGTCGGTAGTACCTCACGCACCGGGCTGTCTGTCGTAAGCGTGACCTTGAAAGATGAGGTGAGCAAAGAAAACATGCAAGCCGTCTGGGATCGGTTGCGCCGTAAATTGAATGCCATTCAAGGTTTGCCGAGCGGGGTTATGCCCAACCTGAACGATGATGGTGTGGGCGATGTGTACGGTATTGTTGTGGGCCTCACCTCTGATGGGTATTCGTATACCGAAATGAAAGAATATGCCGATGATATCAAGGACGAACTCATAAAACTGCCCGATGCCGCAAAAGTTGAACTGGGCGGTGTTCAAGAAGAACGGGTCTTTGTTGAGTTTGACAATACCCGTTTGAAAGAATATGGCCTCTCGGCCTCTAGGCTTCAGCAAAGTATTTCGGCCACCAATATATTGAATTCTGGGGGGCAGGTGAACGTGGGCGATGAACGCATCATTTTAGAACCGACCGGAAACTTTGATTCAGTCGATGATATTCGCGAGATTTTAATTGCCGTGGGCGATGGCTCCCAACTGGTAAAATTGGGAGATATCACAAGGGTCACCAAGGGATATATCGACCCACCTACCCAAATTGTGAGCGTCAATGGTCGTGAAGCCATTTCACTACATGTAAACTTGAAAGAGAACAAAAATATCGTATCACTTGGTGAGGCCGTGAACGGCGTAGTGGCAGATTGGCAAAAGAGGCTCCCCGTCGGTTTAGAACTGACACGTGTTTCATCACTCGACACTTACATCGATGTTAAGGTAGGCGATTTCATCATCAACCTGCTACAGTCTATCTCTATTGTTTTATTGGTAATGTTGATTTTTCTTGGTTTTCGAACCGGGTTTGTCATTGCCAGTTTAATACCCATTGTGACCATCATGACCCTTATGGTCATGGGTCTTATTGATGTCGGTCTGAACCAGGTCACCTTGGCGGCATTGATCATGGCACTCGGTATGCTGGTCGATAATGCGATAGTGGTCGCCGAGACCATTATGGTGAAGCTTGAACAGGGCGTTGAAAAGAAAAAGGCGGCCGTTGATGCCTTTTCTGAGCTTTGGATGCCCTTGTTGATATCTACCTTGACCACATCGGCAGCTTTTCTTTCGTTCTATCTGTCGCCGACCACCATGGGTGATATCGTGGGCCCCATTTTTGTGGTGATCACCATTGCCCTGACATCGTCTTGGCTCATAGCACTTACCATCATTACGATGTTCTGTTACCTTTTCTTGAAAGTTGAGCCCAAAGGCGAGAAAAAACCAAGTCTTGTCGATAGAACCATTGACAAACTGAAAGCGTACTACAAAGATTTGATCTTGGTGGCGCTGGCCAATAAGTATAAGGTGATTATCGGCATTTTCATTGCCTTTTTCATTTCGTTGTACGGATTTACAAAGATTCCCTTCATCTTTTTTCCTGACAGTGATAGAAATATGATTACCATAGACATCAACCTTCCTGAGGGCAATAAGATTGAAAGTACCACCGAGGTGGTCAGACAGTTGGAAGAATATATGTCTGACTCATTGAAGACCAATGCAACCAGAACCTTGGGCATTGTCGATTGGTCTTCTTATGTCGGGGAAGGTCCTGAATCATACGATTTGGGCTATTCGCCCGATGAGGCCAATTCAAACTACGCGCATATTCTGGTAAATACCTCATCCTTTAATGAAAATAATGCGATGATCACCAAACTCGACAAATTTGCCTTTGGCAGATTTCCCAATGCCGATATCAAAGTAGGGGCGCTTGGGGCAGGAGGCTCGGGTACTCCGATTGAAATAAAGGTTTCGGGTAGCGATCCCGATGAATTGGCGGAAATAGCCGAGAGTATCAAATTACGGCTTTCAGGTATTTCAGGTACAAAAAATGTAAAAGACGATTGGGGTCCAAAAAGTAAAAAGTTCTTGATTGAAATCGATCAGAGCAGGGCACAAATGGCGGGCATTACCAATCAAGATATCGCAACCTCACTACAAACGGTATTGGATGGGTTTCAAACGGGCGAATACCGCGAAGAAGACAAGTCCATTCCCATTGTGATGCGCAGTGATGCCACACAACAGCAATCACTTGCATCTTTGGAAACATTGAACGTATATTCACAAAACTCGGGTAAGACAGTGCCCTTGCTACAAGTGGCCTCGATCGTACCGGCATGGCAATATTCCAAAATAAAGAGACTCGACCTTCGAAGAACCATCAATATCAGCAGTGAGCTAAGGGATGGGGCCAATGCCTCTGCGATTACTAACGAAATCACACCTTGGCTGGAGCAGCAAATGCAAAACTGGCCAGAACAGTACACCTATAAATTTGGCGGTGATGCCGAAAGCACTGCTGAGAGTATGGGGTCGGTTATCGGATATTTGCCCATTTCTGGCTTTATAATCGTTTTGCTATTGATCATACAGTTCAATTCATTTAGAAAAATGAGCATGGTGGTATTGACAATTCCCTTGGCGATAATTGGGGTGGTCATAGGGCTGTTGGTATTTAGGGAGGCTTTTGGCTTCATGCCCTTTTTGGGGGTCATTTCATTGGCAGGAATCGTCATCAACAACGCCATTGTATTGATCGACCGAATGGAAATTGAACAGAATGACCTGGGCCGCTCTGAACAAGACGCCGTGATCGCTGCTTGCTTACAACGGTTCAGGCCCATTTTGTTGGCAACGTTTACCACAGTGCTCGGTTTGATTCCGCTTTACCTGAGCGGAGGTGAAATGTGGGAAGGTATGGCGGTAAGCATTATGATCGGCTTGTTGTTCGGTACCATCATCACCCTATTGTTCATACCTGCCTTGTACAGTGCGCTGTTCAAGGTAAGCTATAAAGGATATCAATTTAATGAGGCACTTTTGGATGAGTAG
- a CDS encoding efflux RND transporter periplasmic adaptor subunit, producing MKNNKRKYRPMKYLMNAFLVGSIGLLALSCGEEKKESETLLRPVKYNEVGFLGGQKVRVFSGTARTDKIINLSFRNSGIITLFDMKLGQKAKKGQLLAKLDNVQSRLAYEQAVTQLNSAASQMNTSKLNLNRIRSLYEKGSTSLSDFEAAKNSFKNAEEGYKSAQRGVEIQQDQINYGYIYAPEDGIVASISAEIDENVQPGQSVAILNAGTDMEISLGLPESVINRVAEGMKVNIDFSSLPGETFEGKVTEVAPAVDANTATYPIRVTVIDPSDAIKSGMAANVAFDFQDQGLSKNTLVVPTNAVGEDGNGRFVFLIEEDGDGTKVKKQPVVIGNLSTEGFEILSGLSAGQKVATAGLQTLLDGQEVKLQ from the coding sequence ATGAAAAATAACAAAAGAAAATACAGGCCGATGAAATATTTGATGAACGCCTTTTTAGTGGGTAGTATAGGGTTATTGGCACTTTCTTGCGGGGAAGAAAAAAAAGAATCTGAAACACTTCTACGTCCCGTGAAGTATAACGAAGTCGGCTTTTTGGGAGGCCAGAAAGTACGGGTTTTCAGTGGTACTGCCCGTACCGATAAGATCATTAACCTCAGTTTCAGAAATTCAGGAATCATCACACTGTTTGATATGAAGCTTGGGCAAAAGGCCAAAAAGGGCCAGCTTTTGGCAAAACTTGATAATGTGCAGTCGCGGCTGGCCTATGAACAGGCGGTCACCCAGTTGAACAGTGCGGCCTCGCAGATGAATACCAGCAAGCTCAATCTGAACAGAATACGTTCTTTGTATGAAAAGGGAAGCACTTCCCTCAGTGATTTTGAAGCGGCCAAAAACTCTTTCAAAAATGCCGAAGAAGGCTATAAATCGGCCCAACGTGGGGTCGAGATACAGCAAGACCAGATCAATTATGGCTATATCTATGCCCCCGAAGACGGTATCGTAGCTTCAATTTCGGCCGAGATCGATGAAAATGTACAGCCCGGGCAATCTGTGGCGATCCTCAATGCAGGTACCGATATGGAAATCTCATTGGGCCTGCCTGAAAGCGTTATCAACAGGGTTGCTGAGGGCATGAAAGTCAATATTGATTTTTCTTCGTTACCAGGCGAGACATTCGAGGGCAAGGTTACCGAAGTGGCACCGGCGGTCGATGCCAATACAGCGACCTACCCCATTCGTGTGACCGTCATCGACCCAAGTGATGCCATCAAGAGTGGCATGGCGGCCAATGTCGCGTTTGATTTTCAAGACCAGGGGTTGAGCAAAAATACTTTGGTAGTACCCACAAATGCTGTTGGAGAAGATGGTAATGGACGTTTTGTTTTTTTGATAGAGGAAGATGGTGATGGCACAAAGGTGAAGAAACAACCCGTGGTCATTGGCAATCTATCCACAGAGGGCTTTGAGATTTTATCAGGACTATCTGCCGGACAAAAAGTGGCCACCGCCGGATTGCAGACCCTGTTGGATGGCCAAGAAGTAAAACTGCAATAG